Proteins encoded together in one Perognathus longimembris pacificus isolate PPM17 chromosome 8, ASM2315922v1, whole genome shotgun sequence window:
- the LOC125356364 gene encoding small ubiquitin-related modifier 1-like — MSDQEAKPSTEDSGDKKEGEYIKLKVIGQDSSEIHFKVKMTTHLKKFKESYCQRQGVPMNSLRFLFEGQRIADNHTPKELGMEEEDVIEVYQEQTGGHSTV, encoded by the coding sequence ATGTCTGACCAGGAGGCAAAACCTTCAACCGAGGACTCGGGGGataagaaggagggagaatacATTAAACTCAAAGTCATTGGACAGGATAGCAGTGAGATTCACTTCAAAGTGAAAATGACAACACATCTCAAGAAATTCAAAGAATCATACTGTCAAAGACAGGGAGTTCCAATGAATTCACTCAGGTTTCTCTTTGAAGGTCAGAGAATTGCTGATAATCATACTCCAAAAGAACTGGGAATGGAGGAAGAAGATGTGATTGAAGTTTATCAGGAACAAACGGGGGGTCATTCAACGGTttag